In the genome of Henningerozyma blattae CBS 6284 chromosome 5, complete genome, one region contains:
- the TEA1 gene encoding Tea1p (similar to Saccharomyces cerevisiae TEA1 (YOR337W); ancestral locus Anc_7.56) — protein sequence MNDSNIVVDPRGQKRTLNAEIPTSNLIAASTSTLNSSSNISLPVTTIPTNIKNEIEAPNNLNINILSRASGTATMNPTTTILPSTTGVKRRLACSSCRRRRKKCDMQYPCGNCVHYKDSCNINEEDMRRQRHSSTYVKSLENQILLLQKSLEAANNKLSLTTPNNISTSSTTNITTDTSTTVNNLSRNGNSSNTSLSSLPPVSPSFLNSNSPTTSTTTPSTTIKKLVPTERKWKNLVTGSVYPDGPVSYKPKINKGRNALSISSLISSGSNITSSCINTGTISSNTVTNIDSNDGVGISTTNKNGPHANNTILSSTSTSSLEDLTTTTPNGSISSTNSEYQNNPNGITYSSKSQTLEERISDLKTTKIVRTTSNKDANQITNDPKIIRSLSNFYKWLYAGLFTFVHRESFLYGFFNHAKNNYEDSEYCSIELIYSMCAIGSRLVPELQEYSEIYYEKSKTILLKLVFDDDNTAHITTVQALFCLAFYELGKGNNQLSWYFSGLAIRVGYEMGFQLDPQVWYTDDENDNVKLTKSELEIRSRIYWGCYIADHFICLMLGKTSTLSVSNSTIPESDELPEVDGTEDFRFVGKHILQISLPLKNLIILSRIVEIFTSKIFIETDEINLKLMYLQNFNLKVYNWRQSLPDLLKWSNDLIQDQDVSTDPTISYFWYHYYLVRLIFNKPFMEDNEESRNVVIEVIEDLIILFDNFKYKFDGFLKANLYQLYLCLLATRCIKTLMTLTDIDHKMQKVWPNQLKYFSNILLKELTPAYELANRMEEDVDFELEQDKHTATQVNTNTYTYDFSLSNEIDDLIRDLFGPNLWNETTNVSHPTTMENPEEL from the coding sequence atgaatGACTCAAATATAGTAGTGGATCCTAGGGGACAGAAACGTACCTTGAATGCAGAGATCCCGACATCCAATCTAATAGCTGCTTCAACCTCAACTCTCAATTCAAGCTCTAATATAAGTCTGCCCGTTACAACAATTCCAACCAATatcaaaaatgaaattgagGCGCCAAATAATCTAAACATAAACATACTCTCAAGAGCAAGCGGAACAGCTACTATGAAtccaacaacaacaatactCCCTTCAACTACAGGAGTTAAAAGGCGGCTTGCATGTTCTAGCTGCCGTAGAAGAAGGAAAAAATGTGATATGCAGTACCCATGCGGGAATTGTGTCCATTATAAGGACTCCTGTAACATCAATGAAGAGGATATGAGAAGACAACGCCATTCTTCTACTTATGTCAAGTCATtagaaaatcaaatattactGTTACAGAAATCTCTGGAAGCggctaataataaactaaGCTTAACAACTCCCAATAATATCAGTACTTCCTCAACTACAAACATAACTACAGATACATCTACTACTGTAAATAACTTATCAAGAAATGGAAACAGTAGTAATACTAGCCTATCATCTCTTCCGCCCGTATCACCATCTTTCTTAAACTCCAACTCACCAACAACATCTACTACTACCCcttcaacaacaataaagaaattagtTCCGACTGAAAGAAAATGGAAGAATTTAGTGACAGGTAGTGTTTATCCAGATGGACCTGTAAGTTATAaaccaaaaataaataaaggtAGGAACGCTCTTTCTATATCGTCATTAATATCATCCGGATCTAATATAACTTCATCATGTATTAACACAGGTACGATATCCAGCAATACAGTCACTAATATAGATAGTAATGATGGGGTTGGAATTTCGACTACGAACAAAAATGGCCCACACGCTAATAATACAATACTATCAAGTACGTCAACTTCATCCTTGGAAGATTTAACTACTACTACACCAAATGGTAGTATTAGCAGTACTAATTCTGAATACCaaaataatccaaatgGCATTACCTATTCCTCAAAATCACAAACTCTGGAGGAACGTATATCTGATTTGAAAACTACAAAGATTGTTAGAACAACGAGTAATAAAGATGCAAATCAAATTACAAACGATCCTAAAATCATTAGATctttatctaatttttataaGTGGCTATATGCTGGACTTTTCACATTCGTTCATCGTGAAAGTTTTTTATATGGGTTTTTCAATCATGCAAAGAACAATTACGAGGATTCTGAATATTGCTCCATTGAATTGATTTACTCAATGTGTGCAATTGGTTCAAGGCTAGTCCCTGAACTACAAGAATATTCTGAGATATATTACGAGAAAAGTAAGactatattattaaaattagtgTTTGATGACGATAATACAGCGCATATTACAACAGTTCAAGCTTTATTTTGTCTAGCATTTTATGAACTAGGGAAAGGTAATAACCAATTAAGTTGGTATTTTTCCGGGTTGGCCATCAGAGTTGGTTATGAGATGGGATTTCAATTAGATCCACAAGTTTGGTATACAGATGACGAGAATGATAATGTCAAATTAACCAAGAGTGAATTGGAAATCAGATCTAGAATATATTGGGGTTGTTATATTGCAGACCATTTTATCTGTTTAATGTTAGGTAAAACGTCAACTTTAAGTGTTAGTAATTCCACTATTCCTGAATCAGATGAGTTACCAGAAGTAGATGGTACTGAGGATTTCCGATTTGTTGGGAAACacattcttcaaatttcGTTAccattaaagaatttaattatcTTATCAAGAATTGTAGAAATCTTCAcatcaaaaatttttattgagACAGACGAaatcaatttaaaattaatgtatttacaaaattttaatttaaaagtttaCAATTGGAGACAATCATTACCGGATTTATTGAAATGGTCTAATGACTTAATACAAGATCAGGATGTTTCCACAGATCCAACAATTTCATACTTTTggtatcattattatctggTGCGACTGATCTTTAATAAACCATTCATGgaagataatgaagaatcaAGAAATGTAGTGATTGAAGTCATTGAagatttaataatcttgtttgataatttcaaatataaattcgATGGGTTCCTTAAAGCTAATCTGTATCAATTATACCTATGTCTGCTAGCCACAAGATGTATCAAAACATTGATGACTTTGACTGATATCGATCATAAGATGCAAAAAGTTTGGCCTAAccaattgaaatatttctctAACATTCTATTAAAGGAATTGACACCTGCTTATGAACTGGCGAATAGAATGGAGGAAGATGTAGATTTCGAATTAGAACAAGACAAACATACAGCTACACAAGTCAATACCAACACATACACATACGATTTCTCATTGAGTAACGAAATTGATGATTTGATCAGAGACTTATTCGGCCCAAATCTCTGGAATGAGACGACCAATGTGTCACATCCTACCACAATGGAGAATCCAGAAGAATTGTAG